From Manihot esculenta cultivar AM560-2 chromosome 18, M.esculenta_v8, whole genome shotgun sequence:
CCTAGGGAATTATCTGATCAAGACCAAGATCTCTGTTCTCTGGATGTAAGAGTGATGAGGAAGTTTTCAGAATTCTTGAAAACGCcaaaactctatttttttagTGGTGGTAGATTTTTAATCAATCTCCATTTTTGTGGAAGCTGCAAGTAGGGGGTTTGCCAAAATTATGTAAGAGAGCTGGTGATGAAGGGGCTGCAGTGATTTTGTTAAAGCATTATATGGGTAATTGTATTGAACTACATTTTTATGggcaactttttaaattttcaagggTATTTATTGATCTACAAGAATTGTACCAATCTGGCAGGATGGTTTTGAATTCTCTAATGCAGGTTTCGACATGCCTTGGTTGGTTCAGCAATTAACAGCAAAATGAATTAAAGAATTGCACAGTATAGAGAAAAGAGGATCTGTCATGTCTTCACTCCTTTTATATGAATTCTGACGTATAAATTCTCCTAAGTCTTTTTAGTCTACAATCCAAAGTGCAGCCGTTTCGCTTCAGTTAATTTGAtcgaactttttcttttcttttaaaaaaaaagaagaagaagattgaATTGAGGATGCTGTGTGTAAAATTTCAGTCACAATTATATGTGTagaaaattatagaattttgattttttatgacTCTTATGcaatactaataaaaaaattaaattaaattaaattgaattaataaaataaatttaagtttgATATACTTCTAATCGATTTCATACAGTTTTGTAATTGAATTGAGCTGTCGAACAAGCTTGCACATGTACAGTTAGTTAATGCTttgacccaaaaaaaaaaaaaaaaaattctgtagGGTCCATCACAAGCGGTAGATTTCAGCAGTAGCAGTTGGCAAAACCTTACGTTCTTTAGAGGTGCAATCCAGCCAGAAGAAGAACCCAATCACAATCTACCATCTGGCTTTCTTGCAGCCTCTTAGAAGTCGCAAGGTGTGGACATGTATAGTCTCTCTTCTCAAACAGACACGTGGTTTTAAcccaaaataaatataaatggtGGGCCGTGTACCATCCAAAAAAAGAAATACatgtaaaaaaagaaagaagagaaagatgTAATTTCTTTCAATATGTCCAGGAAACTAGGTTGCTCATTAGGATCCCATTGAAAACATTAATTATATATCATAGATCAATGTAAATTATACAAAAATAAAGAGGGGGTTGAATCAAGAGGGGCCAAGGTAAAAATGGaggctaaaaaagaaaaatctaagCAACCCCATGTCAGTTTTGAATGGGGTTGGCTTGGCCCTAAGTAGCTAAAATGAAAAATGCTTAGCAGAAAAAGAGATACAATTATATTTGTTAATAGGAGCATTGTCAGCTCTGCTTATTGTCTTCATCATCAATGCTAAATGCTGGATTCCTTCCAAAATCTTGCTGGAAGTCCATGCAAAGGCACAGGGAATGGCCCATACTGGATCCCATCTTCAGATCCCACCACTTCCCACCTGCAACCAAAATACAAAAATGCCcttgtcaattttttttttccatttagcAATCAAAGAAATTCTTTTTCAAACTGCaccaattgaatttttataaaattataaattccaAAATGGAGGGTAAACGTTAACCATACCTGAATTTGGTGACCAAATGGTGGGTGATGATAAGCATCTCCAGCCTTGCAAGCTCATTTCCTGGGCAAGCATGAACTCCACTACCAAATGGCATAAATGTATTGGGTTTTGGTGCATCCTGTAAGAATTAGATAAAAAGGGAATGAGGATCTAAAAAGCAGATAAAATTATCATGTCTAAATTTTACTAGATCTAACTGGCcatgaagaaaaaggaaaatataaaaaatattgatcTATACCTCAAATCTTGAGGGATCAAATTTTTGGGGATCACTAAAATATTCTGGATTGTGATGAATGTTCCTGAACAAAGGCATCACCTTCCAGCCCTTGGGAATCAGGTACCCTGTAAAATATGTAATAATGTAACTCACTTTCCTTAAATGTCAAACTTCTATCACATGTAATTCAATTTGACCAAAGAAATACTGTACCGTCTCCGATTTAAActgattcaaataatttatattaatttaaatattcaattttagaTTTCTCTAATAGTAGTTttagattttgaatttaaagCTGATATgaacaaaattttttatatatgttctagctcataataataattaagagacaaaacaagaaaaaggaaaagcttaaTGAGAGCTATTTATCTTACCCTTGTACTCCACATCAGCCACTGCTTCTCTAAAGGTAAAGGATATAATGCTTGCCATTCTTAAGCTCTCTAAAACAACCTGAAAAACAAAGCCCATGGTTTTCCCACAATTAACCACTCATCAATCCCAAATGGgaattacataaaataataacaaattaaaaatattactttatttgaaggaaaaaataaTTGACCAATTAAATTACATACCTTGTTAGTAAAGGGCATGTTTCTAGTTTGACTCCAAGTCAATGGCTTATTACCTTCATCATTCATTTTATATATCGCCTTCTGTTCAGCCTGAGGAAACACCCATCGCCAATAATTAGTTAGTGGCAATAAATATCATCGCTATGTCCTTGATTACCAATAACCtaacaaaaaaacaaaactcCAAGACGAAGACAAGAAATGAAAGAGGCATACCTTTACAGCCTCTAGAAGTTTCGGGTTGTCGTGGAGGTATTTCACAATCCATGTCAAGGCACTGGCGGTGGTGTCCTGAGCTGCAAAAAGAACTCCGATAATGTTATCGGCAATCTGATCATCGGTGAGAACCTGTCCCACATCATCTTTTGAGTTCAGAAGACGACCCAAAAGATTCTTTTCAAGTAATCTCTTCTCCTTGCGTTCGCTGATAATGTCACTGAGAATCTTGCTTAGCTCCTTTCTTGCCTGTACACAGTCAAATTCAAATTCAGAAGACCAACATGGCGCAGGCTGTGGTTGCTTATAGTGTAGAATAATTATGTTTAAGCTTACCGACAGTGCCTTCTTGTAAGAAGTTCCCGGAAGGCTTGTCGGGAAGGAATTGTAGCCTTTATCCACTATCCTGTAGTTCTTTTTCAATTCTTCTCTATAATGAGACTCCAAATGCCCAAAAATTGCCAGAATGCCAACCTCAAAAGAAAACTGCAACCGAAAGTGAAGGACCAATGAGAATTGTATTGGATATACTCTGAGAGATAATATATCATATATTacaggaaaaagaaaattgaaagaCAAGACTTATCTTATGTATGATCAGTAGAAACTAGGAATATAGAACAATTATCTCAGAATAATTAGAAAATACCACCTTAAGGAAGCTATAGGGGCGGCAGGGTGTAACAAGCTCTTAAAGTAGAATGAAAGTACTATTAAAGTCAAGTCATTTGTATCAAGTGGGTTGGTATCATTGAACCAAGAAACTAATAAAATTGCCATAGTTTTGACTTGGATCTATAACTGCGGTCCGTGTTTAATACCAACCTTTTTCATTTCCTGAAAAGTATTAATAACATGGCCTTCACTCCATGAGTCTAAGGTGGAAGCTGCTATGTCTGAAATATCAACAACCAAGTTTCGAAGTGCATCCAAAGACAAGGAATCCTTAACCAGCTTCCTTATACGCATATGGTAATCTCCTTGGTGAAAAAAGAGGGCTGATGGGCCGATTAGATGTTCCTTGCTTTCGGGGTAAGTTGGCTTGAACAAATGAGCTTGGTTTACTAACACAAACCGAGCTGCCTCAGGGCTGGCCAACATGACACATGGGCAACCAAGAATATGGGTCTTGAAGATTTCTCCGTACCTGTTTCATCATGGACATCGCAATCAATTTCATGCACAAAAATGAGTGAGAATGAAAGAATTCAAAGTacagagaagaaagaaaatgaccTCTTCTGCTTGTTTGCAAAGAATACATTTGGGTCTTGAGAGTAGAGTTGAAGAGTTTCTCCAATATAACCCCAACCCATTGAACCTGGAGGAAGCTTAACTCCTTTACAGAGTTCTTTCTTGCATCTTCTTTTGGCGATATACGACAGCAGACTAAGAAGAAAAATGAGAACAGAAACAAAAACCCCCGCCATTTCTCCTTCTTGCAAACTCTCGCTCGCTCCCCTTGAGGGTATAAAACTAAGAAATGTTTTCCAGGGATATCTCTAGTGATCCTTGAAATCGAGAGAGAGAGGCAGGGGAAGTCGATATATATAGATGCAAGAAGGATAAAGACAAAGTATGGTAGATGTCATATATGGTCATTAATATTCGTATATCGCCAATCACAATACGGGaatttattttacagaaaaattTCACCATCCTTAGCTTACGATATTCCCGAATATGTAAAAATAgcctattaattatatttacataattttatgTATCCCATAGAagatatttactttctattttGGCTGCTTCaaattttaagttattttgcaatagtaatttatttattaatttataaatatatcctATTTAAGTATATGTGTTGGAAtaaacattattatttttaaaattaattatttaattttatttgagcaatatgaatgaatttttttaatatattaattatatttttaaaattgtatgaaaattaataaataagtttatttttataatataaatattttattagtaatttaGTAATCAAATGACTATCTCATAATGCAGAAGTCAAAGTTTAAAccattaaaatgttaaaaatatcaaaaagatatttatataattttattctgaaattaaatataaaatgcgATTGAAAATACTGAACATAtagtcataatttttttttttaatctcaaaGACTCTTTTTAAGTTTAAAAACTGAAATtaatggataaaaaaaaaagatattaaacCGGTgggttgaaaagaaaagaaagaaagaaatagagGCACAACCCTACTTTCTTAGTATCCTCTAGCTTAGCTTTGAGACTGTGGTTTGAAACTCTTGAAGGAGAAATTTAtttaaaggttttattttttctcacaattatttttaaataattttgaataattttttaaaaaaatttatggttgaattcttgaatatgaataactaaattttttttttaaggacttgatataatttgaattatttattttccttaATTTATTAGAGTTAATTTTCTTTACTAATCTGCTATTCAATTTTTGATATTAATACTTTTGAGTATTTAAGGGatatttgaatgattttatcCTGAAATTAATACGAGACGGAAACGTGTTAGAATTGTATTAACTGTATTGGGAATTGAGTATCACCGAA
This genomic window contains:
- the LOC110605978 gene encoding abscisic acid 8'-hydroxylase CYP707A1, giving the protein MAGVFVSVLIFLLSLLSYIAKRRCKKELCKGVKLPPGSMGWGYIGETLQLYSQDPNVFFANKQKRYGEIFKTHILGCPCVMLASPEAARFVLVNQAHLFKPTYPESKEHLIGPSALFFHQGDYHMRIRKLVKDSLSLDALRNLVVDISDIAASTLDSWSEGHVINTFQEMKKFSFEVGILAIFGHLESHYREELKKNYRIVDKGYNSFPTSLPGTSYKKALSARKELSKILSDIISERKEKRLLEKNLLGRLLNSKDDVGQVLTDDQIADNIIGVLFAAQDTTASALTWIVKYLHDNPKLLEAVKAEQKAIYKMNDEGNKPLTWSQTRNMPFTNKVVLESLRMASIISFTFREAVADVEYKGYLIPKGWKVMPLFRNIHHNPEYFSDPQKFDPSRFEDAPKPNTFMPFGSGVHACPGNELARLEMLIITHHLVTKFRWEVVGSEDGIQYGPFPVPLHGLPARFWKESSI